A single genomic interval of Nodosilinea sp. PGN35 harbors:
- a CDS encoding ATP-binding protein, with protein MTYQHTSQIETQTDPTALKSVLAWFDQFQATPIPHNVWLQCQLALIEGFTNAVRHAHGGLPVETPVRIEVAVSDRTIDIRIWDRGPGFDLAVMLRHKITVNNPNSEGGRGLKIMYLVADRLTYEPTPDQGNCLHLHKTFAL; from the coding sequence TTGACCTACCAGCACACTAGCCAGATTGAGACCCAAACCGATCCAACGGCACTCAAGTCGGTACTGGCGTGGTTTGACCAGTTTCAGGCAACGCCCATTCCCCACAATGTTTGGCTCCAGTGTCAGCTCGCCCTGATTGAAGGGTTTACCAATGCGGTACGCCACGCCCACGGAGGGCTGCCGGTGGAGACCCCCGTTCGCATTGAAGTGGCAGTGAGCGATCGCACCATCGACATTCGCATTTGGGATCGCGGGCCCGGCTTCGATCTGGCCGTGATGCTGAGGCACAAAATCACCGTCAACAACCCCAATTCAGAGGGGGGGCGAGGCTTAAAGATTATGTACCTGGTTGCCGATCGTCTGACCTACGAACCGACCCCTGACCAGGGGAACTGCCTGCACCTGCACAAGACCTTTGCCCTGTAG
- a CDS encoding TIGR00297 family protein produces MGWLIGGLLNTMLLAIAWQLPKKLLTPAGYGHAWVLGVIIWGCLGWRGYIVMMTYFLAGTAVTRLGKGRKEAAGIAEGRSGMRGPENVWGSALAAAICAGAIALLTATGSPTTQALWLPVLALAYVSSLSTKLSDTTASEVGKAYGQRTFLITSLKPVPAGTEGAVSLEGTLAGVVGSAVMALVGWAVGLITPWGIAICLVAALVATTLESLLGATLQTQIEWLTNEVVNGVNTTLGALIGILLGLGVEHLN; encoded by the coding sequence ATGGGCTGGCTGATCGGTGGACTGTTGAATACAATGCTGCTGGCGATCGCCTGGCAACTGCCCAAAAAGCTGCTGACCCCTGCAGGCTACGGTCATGCCTGGGTGCTGGGGGTGATCATTTGGGGCTGCCTGGGCTGGCGGGGCTACATCGTCATGATGACCTACTTTCTAGCTGGGACAGCGGTTACCCGCCTGGGCAAGGGACGAAAAGAAGCCGCCGGTATTGCCGAAGGGCGATCGGGCATGAGAGGGCCAGAGAATGTCTGGGGGTCGGCCCTGGCGGCAGCGATCTGTGCCGGGGCGATCGCCCTGCTCACCGCGACCGGCAGCCCGACCACCCAGGCGCTCTGGCTGCCGGTGCTGGCGCTAGCCTACGTCAGCAGCCTGAGCACGAAACTCTCTGACACCACCGCCAGTGAAGTCGGTAAAGCCTACGGGCAGCGCACCTTTCTCATTACCTCCCTCAAGCCCGTGCCCGCCGGCACCGAAGGGGCCGTCAGCCTAGAGGGTACCCTGGCCGGGGTAGTGGGGTCAGCAGTCATGGCCCTAGTGGGCTGGGCCGTTGGCCTCATTACGCCCTGGGGCATCGCTATTTGCCTGGTGGCGGCGTTAGTAGCCACGACCCTAGAGAGCTTACTTGGGGCCACGCTGCAAACCCAGATCGAATGGCTCACCAACGAAGTCGTCAACGGCGTGAACACAACCCTAGGAGCCCTGATCGGCATCCTACTTGGCCTAGGAGTCGAACATTTGAACTAA